The following proteins are encoded in a genomic region of Bacillota bacterium:
- the aroC gene encoding chorismate synthase has protein sequence MGNTFGHLFRITTFGESHGGAVGVVIDGCPPHVPIAAEEIQRELDRRRPGQSKLVTQRRESDTVHILSGVFEGKTLGTPICLLVWNEDARPEAYEHFKELYRPSHADYTYDTKYGIRDWRGGGRSSARETVGRVAAGAIARKILQEQGVQIVGWVEKIHTLRAEVDPDTVTVEQVEANPVRCPDPAVAEAMAQAIEQARRQGDSLGGVVGCVARGVPPGWGDPVFDKLDADLAKAMLSIPAAKGFEIGSGFAGTDLTGSQHNDPFYVDEQGNIRTRTNRSGGVQGGISNGENILVRVAFKPTATIMRPQETVNIHHEPDILQAKGRHDPCVLPRAVPIVEAMMALVLVDHYLRHRAQCGGEG, from the coding sequence ATGGGAAACACATTCGGACATCTGTTTCGGATTACGACCTTCGGCGAGTCGCACGGCGGGGCGGTGGGGGTCGTCATCGACGGTTGTCCGCCGCACGTGCCCATCGCGGCAGAGGAGATACAGCGCGAGCTGGACAGGCGGCGTCCTGGGCAGAGCAAGCTGGTCACACAACGACGAGAGAGCGATACTGTGCATATCCTCTCCGGCGTGTTCGAAGGCAAAACGCTGGGCACGCCCATCTGCTTGCTAGTGTGGAACGAGGACGCCCGCCCCGAAGCCTACGAACACTTCAAGGAGCTGTATCGTCCCTCCCACGCGGACTACACTTACGATACCAAATACGGCATTCGCGACTGGCGCGGCGGTGGAAGGTCCAGCGCGCGGGAGACAGTGGGACGGGTAGCGGCAGGGGCAATCGCCAGGAAGATTCTGCAAGAGCAAGGCGTGCAGATTGTGGGCTGGGTAGAAAAGATACACACCCTGCGCGCGGAGGTAGACCCCGACACCGTCACCGTAGAGCAGGTGGAGGCGAACCCAGTACGCTGTCCCGACCCAGCCGTTGCGGAGGCAATGGCACAGGCGATAGAACAGGCGCGTCGGCAGGGTGACTCGCTGGGAGGCGTGGTGGGCTGTGTGGCGCGAGGCGTGCCGCCCGGCTGGGGAGACCCCGTGTTCGATAAGCTGGACGCCGACCTCGCGAAAGCGATGCTTTCTATCCCGGCGGCGAAGGGCTTCGAGATTGGCTCTGGCTTCGCAGGAACCGACCTGACCGGCTCGCAACACAACGACCCCTTCTACGTGGACGAACAGGGCAATATCCGTACCCGTACCAACCGCTCGGGCGGCGTGCAGGGAGGTATCTCTAACGGCGAGAATATCCTCGTTCGCGTTGCCTTTAAGCCAACAGCCACCATCATGCGACCGCAGGAAACGGTCAACATACACCACGAACCGGATATACTGCAGGCAAAAGGCAGACACGACCCCTGTGTGTTGCCCCGCGCTGTGCCCATTGTGGAGGCAATGATGGCGCTGGTGCTGGTCGACCACTACTTGCGCCATCGTGCCCAGTGTGGAGGCGAAGGATGA